One region of Enterobacter ludwigii genomic DNA includes:
- the ubiB gene encoding ubiquinone biosynthesis regulatory protein kinase UbiB, producing MTPGEIRRLYFIIRIFLSYGLDELIPKMRITLPLRIWRRMLFWMPNRHKGQPLGERLRLALQELGPVWIKFGQMLSTRRDLFPPLIADELAMLQDRVAPFDGARAKKQIEEAMGNIPVETWFDDFDIQPLASASIAQVHTARLKENGKEVVIKVIRPDILPIIKADMKLIYRLARWVPRLLPDGRRLRPMEVVREYEKTLIDELNLLRESANAIQLRRNFENSPMLYVPEVYSDYCSQNMMVMERIYGIPVSDVTALEKQGTNMKLLAERGVQVFFTQVFRDSFFHADMHPGNIFVSYEHPENPKYIGIDCGIVGSLNKEDKRYLAENFIAFFNRDYRKVAELHVDSGWVPPDTNVEEFEFAIRTVCEPIFEKPLAEISFGHVLLNLFNTARRFNMEVQPQLVLLQKTLLYVEGVGRQLYPQLDLWKTAKPFLESWIKDQVGIPALVRSLKEKGPFWIEKMPEIPELVYDSLRQSKNLQHSMDKIARELQSSRARQGQSRYLFGIGATLLLSGTLLLINRPDWQMMPAWLMAGGVVVWLVGWRKTR from the coding sequence ATGACGCCTGGTGAAATTCGGCGCCTCTATTTCATTATTCGCATCTTTTTGAGCTACGGGCTCGACGAGCTTATCCCCAAAATGCGTATCACGCTGCCGCTTCGTATCTGGCGGCGGATGCTGTTCTGGATGCCTAATCGACATAAGGGACAGCCGCTGGGTGAACGTCTGCGTCTGGCGCTGCAGGAGCTCGGTCCGGTCTGGATTAAATTCGGTCAGATGCTTTCGACTCGCCGCGATCTCTTCCCGCCTCTGATTGCGGATGAGCTGGCGATGCTGCAGGATCGCGTTGCACCGTTTGACGGCGCACGCGCGAAAAAGCAGATCGAAGAGGCGATGGGCAACATTCCCGTCGAAACCTGGTTTGACGATTTCGACATCCAGCCTCTGGCGTCGGCCTCTATCGCACAAGTCCACACAGCACGTCTGAAAGAAAACGGTAAAGAAGTTGTCATTAAGGTTATTCGCCCGGACATCCTGCCGATCATCAAAGCGGACATGAAGCTGATTTACCGGTTGGCCCGTTGGGTGCCCCGTTTGCTGCCTGATGGACGTCGTCTGCGCCCGATGGAAGTGGTGCGGGAATATGAAAAAACTCTGATTGATGAGCTTAATCTGCTGCGTGAATCGGCAAACGCCATTCAGCTGCGTCGCAACTTTGAAAACAGCCCGATGCTCTACGTACCCGAAGTCTATTCTGACTACTGTAGCCAGAATATGATGGTGATGGAGCGTATTTACGGTATTCCCGTCTCGGATGTGACGGCCCTGGAGAAACAGGGAACGAACATGAAGTTGCTGGCCGAACGTGGCGTACAGGTCTTCTTTACCCAGGTGTTCCGCGATAGCTTCTTCCATGCGGACATGCACCCGGGCAATATCTTCGTGAGCTACGAACATCCTGAGAATCCGAAGTATATCGGTATCGACTGTGGGATTGTGGGGTCGTTGAACAAAGAAGATAAACGCTATCTTGCTGAGAATTTCATCGCTTTCTTCAACCGCGACTACCGTAAGGTGGCCGAGCTGCACGTCGATTCCGGATGGGTCCCGCCGGATACCAACGTCGAAGAGTTTGAGTTTGCCATTCGAACCGTCTGCGAACCGATTTTTGAAAAACCGCTGGCGGAAATTTCCTTCGGGCATGTGCTGTTAAACCTGTTCAACACGGCTCGCCGTTTTAATATGGAAGTTCAGCCACAGCTAGTTTTACTTCAGAAAACATTACTTTACGTTGAGGGTGTAGGCCGACAGCTCTATCCTCAGTTAGACTTGTGGAAGACTGCGAAACCTTTCCTTGAATCCTGGATTAAAGATCAGGTTGGCATTCCGGCACTGGTGCGTTCACTGAAAGAGAAAGGCCCGTTCTGGATCGAAAAAATGCCTGAAATTCCTGAACTGGTTTACGACAGTTTGCGTCAGAGCAAGAACCTTCAGCACAGCATGGATAAAATCGCCCGCGAACTTCAGTCCAGCCGTGCTCGTCAGGGTCAGTCACGCTATCTTTTTGGGATTGGAGCAACGCTGCTGCTAAGTGGTACGCTGCTTCTGATCAACCGTCCGGACTGGCAGATGATGCCCGCCTGGTTGATGGCTGGTGGCGTGGTTGTCTGGCTCGTTGGCTGGAGAAAGACGCGCTGA
- the ubiJ gene encoding ubiquinone biosynthesis protein UbiJ yields the protein MPFKPLVTAGIENVLNAFLYRAPALKAARQRLNGKVLRIVLKEFSTPLVLVFSERQLDVLGEWEGEADCSVITHMSVLPKLHDRQQLTALIRSGELEVEGDIQVVQNFVALSDLAEFDPAELLSPFVGDIAAEGIGKAIHGGAAFLRKNLQRQQRYAAEVLTEEWRMAPGPLEVAWFAEETAAVERAVDALTKRLEKLEGK from the coding sequence GTGCCCTTTAAACCCCTGGTCACTGCTGGCATCGAGAATGTACTGAATGCCTTTCTGTATCGCGCCCCGGCGCTGAAAGCTGCACGTCAGCGGCTTAACGGGAAGGTATTACGCATTGTTTTAAAAGAGTTCTCGACGCCGCTGGTGCTGGTTTTCAGCGAACGCCAGCTTGACGTTCTGGGTGAGTGGGAGGGTGAAGCCGACTGCTCTGTTATCACGCACATGAGCGTGTTGCCAAAATTACACGACCGCCAGCAATTAACTGCACTGATCCGCAGCGGTGAGCTGGAAGTGGAAGGCGACATTCAGGTTGTACAGAATTTCGTTGCGCTCAGTGACCTTGCCGAGTTCGACCCCGCAGAGCTGCTTTCACCTTTTGTTGGTGACATTGCCGCCGAAGGGATCGGTAAAGCTATTCATGGTGGGGCGGCATTTTTGCGTAAAAACCTGCAACGGCAACAACGCTATGCGGCGGAAGTGCTGACGGAAGAGTGGCGTATGGCCCCTGGACCACTGGAAGTGGCGTGGTTTGCGGAAGAGACCGCTGCTGTTGAACGTGCGGTTGATGCGTTAACCAAACGGCTGGAAAAACTGGAGGGCAAATGA
- the ubiE gene encoding bifunctional demethylmenaquinone methyltransferase/2-methoxy-6-polyprenyl-1,4-benzoquinol methylase UbiE — translation MVDDSQDTTHFGFQTVAKAQKADMVAHVFHSVAAKYDVMNDLMSFGIHRLWKRFTIDCSGVRRGQTVLDLAGGTGDLTAKFSRLVGETGRVVLADINDSMLKMGREKLRNIGVVGNVEYVQANAEALPFPDNTFDCITISFGLRNVTDKEKALRSMYRVLKPGGRLLVLEFSKPIIEPLSKAYDAYSFHVLPRIGELVANDAESYRYLAESIRMHPDQDTLKAMMQDAEFENVEYFNLTAGVVALHRGYKF, via the coding sequence ATGGTTGACGATTCACAAGACACGACGCACTTTGGTTTTCAGACTGTTGCCAAAGCGCAGAAAGCTGACATGGTGGCCCACGTATTTCACTCTGTGGCGGCGAAGTACGATGTGATGAATGACTTGATGTCATTCGGTATTCATCGCTTGTGGAAGCGCTTCACCATCGACTGCAGCGGTGTGCGTCGTGGACAAACGGTGCTTGATTTAGCTGGCGGCACGGGCGATTTAACCGCGAAATTCTCTCGCCTGGTAGGCGAAACTGGCCGTGTCGTTCTGGCAGATATTAATGATTCAATGCTGAAAATGGGACGCGAAAAGCTGCGTAACATCGGCGTGGTGGGGAATGTGGAATATGTGCAGGCGAACGCCGAAGCGCTGCCATTCCCGGACAACACTTTTGACTGCATTACCATCTCCTTCGGTCTGCGTAACGTCACTGATAAAGAGAAAGCGCTGCGTTCTATGTACCGCGTGCTGAAGCCGGGTGGACGTCTGCTGGTGCTTGAGTTCTCTAAACCGATTATTGAACCACTGAGCAAAGCTTACGACGCTTATTCATTCCACGTACTCCCTCGCATTGGTGAGCTGGTGGCAAACGACGCGGAAAGCTACCGTTATCTGGCTGAATCTATTCGTATGCACCCGGATCAGGACACATTAAAAGCCATGATGCAGGATGCGGAATTTGAGAATGTTGAATATTTCAACCTGACGGCGGGTGTCGTCGCGCTGCATCGCGGTTACAAATTCTGA
- the rmuC gene encoding DNA recombination protein RmuC, with product MDISILIYAVIALVGLGIGWLISSYQHAQQKADQLAEREEMVADLSAAKQQLALSGHWRDECELLNNELRNLRDINTSLEADLREVTTRLESTQLHAEDKIRQMINSEQRLSEQFENLANRIFEHSNRRVDEQNRQSLNSLLTPLREQLDGFRRQVQDSFGQEARERHTLAHEIRNLQQLNAQMAQEAVNLTRALKGDNKTQGNWGEVVLTRVLEASGLREGYEYETQVSIENDARSRMQPDVIVRLPQGKDVVIDAKMTLVAYERYFNAEDDYTRESALQEHIASVRDHIRLLGRKDYQQLPGLRSLDYVLMFIPVEPAFLLALDRQPELITEALKNNIMLVSPTTLLVALRTIANLWRYEHQSRNAQQIADRASKLYDKMRLFVDDMSSVGQSLDRAQDNYRQAMKKLSSGRGNLLAQAEAFRSLGVEVKREINPELVEQATSQDEEFRLREGSAEQKTNSEDNDLAAELSPDEQPTRLFRGG from the coding sequence GTGGATATCTCGATCCTGATTTACGCGGTGATTGCGCTGGTGGGCTTAGGGATTGGCTGGCTCATTTCCAGCTACCAGCATGCACAGCAGAAGGCCGATCAGCTGGCCGAGCGAGAAGAGATGGTCGCCGATTTAAGCGCGGCAAAACAACAGCTTGCTCTGAGCGGGCACTGGCGCGATGAGTGCGAGTTGCTCAACAACGAACTACGCAACCTGCGGGATATCAACACCTCGCTGGAAGCTGATCTCCGCGAAGTGACCACCCGTCTTGAATCCACCCAACTGCATGCGGAAGACAAAATCCGCCAGATGATCAACAGCGAGCAACGCCTCAGCGAACAGTTTGAAAACCTCGCCAACCGCATTTTCGAACACAGCAACCGCCGCGTTGATGAACAGAATCGCCAGAGCCTGAACAGCCTTCTGACGCCTCTGCGTGAACAGCTGGACGGTTTTCGTCGTCAGGTGCAAGACAGTTTTGGTCAGGAGGCTCGCGAGCGGCACACGCTGGCGCATGAGATTCGCAATCTTCAGCAACTGAATGCACAGATGGCGCAGGAGGCGGTCAACCTGACTCGCGCGCTGAAAGGGGATAACAAAACCCAGGGAAACTGGGGGGAAGTGGTCCTGACCCGCGTGCTCGAGGCCTCAGGCCTGCGTGAAGGTTATGAGTATGAGACTCAGGTCAGCATCGAAAATGATGCTCGCTCGCGCATGCAGCCCGATGTCATAGTGCGTCTGCCTCAGGGCAAAGACGTTGTCATCGACGCCAAAATGACGCTGGTGGCATATGAGCGCTACTTTAATGCGGAAGATGATTACACCCGAGAGTCGGCATTGCAGGAGCATATTGCTTCCGTGCGTGACCATATCCGTCTGCTCGGCAGAAAAGACTACCAGCAACTGCCGGGCCTGCGCTCACTGGATTACGTGCTGATGTTCATTCCGGTTGAACCGGCCTTCCTGCTGGCACTCGACAGGCAGCCTGAACTGATCACCGAAGCGCTGAAAAATAACATTATGCTGGTCAGCCCGACCACGTTGCTGGTGGCCTTGCGAACCATTGCGAACCTGTGGCGCTATGAACACCAGAGCCGCAATGCGCAACAGATTGCCGATCGAGCCAGCAAGCTGTACGACAAAATGCGTCTGTTCGTGGACGATATGTCCTCGGTCGGGCAAAGCCTTGACCGCGCGCAGGATAACTACCGTCAGGCAATGAAAAAACTCTCCTCCGGACGTGGCAACTTACTGGCACAAGCTGAGGCATTCCGTAGTCTGGGCGTCGAAGTAAAACGCGAGATTAATCCGGAACTGGTTGAACAGGCCACGTCGCAGGACGAGGAGTTCCGCCTGCGTGAAGGCAGTGCTGAACAAAAGACAAACAGTGAAGACAACGATCTAGCAGCGGAATTATCGCCAGATGAGCAGCCGACGCGTTTGTTTCGCGGTGGTTGA
- the udp gene encoding uridine phosphorylase: protein MSKSDVFHLGLTKNDLQGATLAIVPGDPERVEKIAALMDKPVKLAAHREFTTWRAELDGKAVIVCSTGIGGPSTSIAVEELAQLGIRTFLRIGTTGAIQPHINVGDVLVTTASVRLDGASLHFAPMEFPAVADFECTTALVEAAKSVGATTHVGVTASSDTFYPGQERYDTFSGRVVSRFKGSMEEWQSMGVMNYEMESATLLTMCASQGLRAGMVAGVIVNRTQQEIPNAETMKQTESHAVKIVVEAARRLI from the coding sequence ATGTCTAAGTCTGATGTTTTTCATCTCGGCCTCACCAAAAACGATTTACAAGGGGCTACGCTCGCTATCGTCCCGGGTGATCCTGAGCGTGTGGAAAAGATCGCCGCGCTGATGGATAAGCCGGTTAAGCTGGCAGCCCATCGTGAATTCACCACCTGGCGTGCAGAGCTGGATGGCAAAGCCGTGATCGTGTGTTCTACCGGTATCGGTGGCCCGTCGACCTCCATTGCTGTTGAAGAGCTGGCGCAACTGGGCATTCGTACTTTCCTGCGTATCGGTACCACCGGCGCTATTCAGCCGCATATCAATGTCGGTGACGTGCTGGTCACCACCGCATCTGTGCGTCTGGACGGGGCAAGCCTGCACTTCGCGCCAATGGAATTCCCGGCAGTGGCAGACTTCGAATGTACCACTGCGCTGGTTGAAGCGGCGAAATCTGTGGGCGCGACCACGCACGTGGGTGTAACTGCCTCTTCCGATACCTTCTACCCAGGCCAGGAGCGCTATGACACCTTCTCTGGTCGCGTGGTGAGCCGTTTCAAAGGTTCTATGGAAGAGTGGCAGTCCATGGGCGTAATGAACTACGAAATGGAGTCTGCGACGCTGCTGACCATGTGCGCAAGCCAGGGTCTGCGTGCCGGTATGGTGGCGGGCGTTATCGTCAACCGTACCCAGCAGGAGATCCCGAACGCCGAAACCATGAAGCAGACCGAAAGTCATGCCGTGAAAATCGTGGTGGAAGCGGCGCGTCGCCTGATCTAG
- a CDS encoding dienelactone hydrolase family protein: protein MTEKIGFAPAAAPHASTIVSTPKEAITAGETSIPSQGDNMPAYHARPKSAEGPLPIVIVVQEIFGVHEHIRDLCRRLALEGYLAVAPELYFRQGDPNDYSDIPTLLSNLVSKVPDAQVMADLDHVASWAARNGGDAHRLMVTGFCWGGRISWLYAAHNPQLKAAVAWYGKLVGEKTLNSPKHPVDIATELNAPVLGLYGGQDTGISLDSVETMRHALRAANAKAEIVVYPDAGHAFNADYRPSYHEESAKDGWQRMLAWFSQYGGKKG from the coding sequence ATGACTGAAAAAATCGGTTTTGCACCTGCTGCAGCCCCGCATGCTTCAACCATCGTTTCAACGCCCAAAGAGGCCATAACGGCGGGTGAGACCTCCATCCCCTCGCAGGGGGATAATATGCCGGCTTACCACGCGCGGCCAAAATCGGCAGAGGGTCCGCTGCCCATCGTCATTGTGGTTCAGGAAATTTTTGGTGTTCACGAACATATCCGCGACCTCTGCCGCCGGCTGGCGCTGGAAGGGTATCTGGCCGTTGCGCCAGAGCTCTACTTCCGTCAGGGCGATCCGAACGACTACAGCGATATTCCAACATTACTCAGCAACCTGGTCAGCAAAGTCCCGGATGCGCAGGTCATGGCCGATCTCGACCACGTTGCCAGTTGGGCAGCACGTAACGGTGGTGATGCACATCGTCTGATGGTGACGGGTTTCTGCTGGGGAGGGCGTATCAGCTGGCTGTATGCCGCCCATAACCCGCAGCTCAAAGCCGCTGTCGCCTGGTACGGCAAACTGGTGGGTGAAAAAACGCTGAATTCACCGAAACATCCGGTTGATATCGCCACCGAGTTGAATGCCCCCGTGTTAGGGCTTTACGGCGGTCAGGACACCGGTATTTCACTGGATTCGGTAGAAACCATGCGCCATGCGCTCCGCGCGGCAAATGCGAAGGCGGAGATCGTGGTATACCCGGATGCCGGGCATGCATTTAATGCCGACTATCGTCCGAGTTATCACGAGGAATCTGCAAAAGACGGATGGCAGCGAATGCTGGCGTGGTTCAGCCAGTACGGCGGTAAAAAAGGGTAA
- the metE gene encoding 5-methyltetrahydropteroyltriglutamate--homocysteine S-methyltransferase: MTIRNHTLGFPRVGLRRELKKAQESYWAGSTTREELLAVGRELRARHWDQQKQAGIDLLPVGDFAWYDHVLTTSLLLGNVPARHQNKDGSVDIDTLFRIGRGRAPTGEPAAAAEMTKWFNTNYHYMVPEFVKGQQFKLTWTQLLDEVDEALALGHQVKPVLLGPVTYLWLGKVKGEQFDRLSLLNDILPVYKQVLIELGKRGIQWVQIDEPALVLELPQEWLDAFKPAYDALAGQVKLLLTTYFEGVTPNLKTITALPVQGLHVDFVHGKDDVAELHKRLPADWLLSAGVVNGRNVWRADLTEKYAQVKDIVGKRELWVASSCSLLHSPIDLSAETRLDAEVKSWFAFALQKCEELTLLRDALNTGDTAAITEWSAPIQARRDSARVNNPAVEKRLAAITAQDSQRQSAYEVRAEAQRARFNLPAWPTTTIGSFPQTTEIRGLRLDFKKGNLDANHYRTGIAEHIKQAIIEQERLGLDVLVHGEAERNDMVEYFGEHLDGFVFTQNGWVQSYGSRCVKPPVVIGDISRPEAITVEWAKYAQSLTDKPVKGMLTGPVTILCWSFPREDVSRETIAKQIALALRDEVADLEAAGIGIIQIDEPALREGLPLRRSDWDAYLKWGVEAFRINAAVAKDDTQIHTHMCYCEFNDIMDSIAALDADVITIETSRSDMELLESFEEFDYPNEIGPGVYDIHSPNVPSVEWIEALLKKAAQRIPAERLWVNPDCGLKTRGWPETRAALANMVQAAQNLRQA; the protein is encoded by the coding sequence ATGACAATCCGCAATCACACTCTCGGTTTCCCTCGCGTTGGCCTGCGTCGCGAGCTGAAAAAAGCGCAAGAAAGCTACTGGGCGGGTAGTACCACCCGTGAAGAACTGCTGGCCGTTGGACGCGAACTGCGTGCGCGTCACTGGGATCAGCAAAAACAGGCGGGCATTGACCTGCTGCCGGTGGGCGATTTTGCCTGGTACGACCATGTTCTGACGACAAGCCTGCTGCTTGGCAATGTGCCGGCTCGTCATCAGAACAAAGATGGATCGGTAGATATCGACACCCTGTTCCGCATCGGCCGTGGTCGCGCGCCAACAGGTGAGCCAGCGGCAGCGGCTGAAATGACCAAGTGGTTTAATACCAACTATCACTACATGGTGCCGGAGTTCGTTAAAGGTCAGCAGTTCAAACTGACCTGGACGCAATTACTGGATGAGGTGGACGAAGCGCTGGCGCTGGGCCACCAGGTGAAGCCTGTGCTGCTGGGGCCGGTTACTTACCTGTGGCTTGGCAAAGTGAAGGGTGAGCAGTTTGATCGCCTCAGCCTGCTGAACGACATTCTTCCGGTCTACAAACAGGTGCTGATTGAGCTGGGCAAACGCGGTATCCAGTGGGTGCAAATCGACGAACCTGCTCTGGTGCTCGAGTTGCCGCAGGAATGGCTAGATGCCTTCAAACCGGCGTATGACGCACTTGCCGGACAGGTGAAGTTGCTGCTGACTACCTATTTCGAAGGCGTGACGCCAAACCTGAAGACCATCACCGCGCTGCCAGTGCAGGGTCTGCACGTTGACTTTGTACACGGTAAAGATGATGTCGCGGAGCTGCACAAACGCCTGCCTGCGGACTGGCTGCTCTCGGCCGGTGTGGTGAATGGCCGTAACGTCTGGCGTGCCGATCTCACTGAGAAATACGCTCAGGTTAAGGACATCGTCGGCAAACGTGAGTTGTGGGTGGCATCGTCTTGTTCACTGTTGCATAGCCCAATCGATCTCAGTGCTGAAACCCGTCTGGACGCAGAAGTGAAGAGCTGGTTTGCCTTTGCCTTGCAGAAATGTGAGGAGCTGACGCTGCTGCGTGATGCATTGAACACGGGTGACACGGCAGCGATTACCGAATGGAGCGCACCGATCCAGGCCCGCCGCGACTCGGCTCGCGTAAACAACCCGGCAGTCGAAAAACGTCTGGCAGCCATCACGGCTCAGGACAGTCAGCGCCAGAGCGCCTATGAAGTGCGCGCTGAAGCACAGCGCGCCCGCTTTAATCTGCCTGCGTGGCCAACCACGACGATCGGTTCTTTCCCGCAGACTACCGAGATCCGCGGCCTGCGTCTGGACTTCAAAAAGGGCAATCTGGATGCGAATCATTACCGCACCGGTATCGCTGAACACATTAAACAGGCGATTATCGAGCAGGAACGTTTAGGTCTGGATGTTCTGGTGCACGGTGAAGCCGAGCGTAACGACATGGTGGAATACTTTGGTGAACACCTGGACGGTTTCGTGTTTACCCAAAATGGCTGGGTGCAGAGTTACGGTTCCCGCTGCGTGAAGCCGCCGGTGGTGATTGGTGATATCAGCCGTCCAGAAGCGATTACCGTTGAATGGGCGAAGTATGCCCAGTCTCTGACAGATAAACCGGTGAAAGGAATGCTCACGGGTCCGGTAACGATTCTCTGCTGGTCCTTCCCGCGTGAAGACGTGAGCCGCGAAACCATCGCCAAACAGATCGCGCTGGCACTGCGTGATGAAGTGGCGGATCTGGAAGCCGCAGGCATTGGCATTATTCAGATCGACGAACCGGCGCTGCGCGAAGGTCTGCCGCTGCGTCGTAGCGACTGGGATGCCTACCTGAAATGGGGCGTGGAGGCTTTCCGCATCAACGCCGCGGTCGCGAAGGACGACACCCAGATCCACACCCACATGTGTTACTGCGAATTTAACGACATCATGGATTCGATAGCCGCGCTGGATGCCGATGTGATCACCATCGAGACATCGCGTTCAGACATGGAACTGCTGGAGTCATTTGAAGAGTTCGACTACCCGAACGAAATAGGACCGGGGGTGTACGACATTCACTCTCCGAACGTGCCGAGTGTGGAGTGGATCGAAGCTCTACTGAAAAAAGCGGCCCAGCGCATTCCGGCAGAGCGTCTGTGGGTGAACCCGGACTGCGGACTGAAAACCCGCGGCTGGCCGGAAACCCGCGCTGCACTGGCGAACATGGTGCAGGCGGCGCAGAATTTGCGTCAGGCGTAA
- the metR gene encoding HTH-type transcriptional regulator MetR: MIEIKHLKTLQALRNCGSLAAAAASLHQTQSALSHQFSDLEQRLGFRLFVRKSQPLRFTPQGEILLQLANQVLPQIASALQSCNEPQQTKLRIAIECHSCIQWLTPALENFRQKWPQVEMDFTSGVTFDPQPSLQQGELDLVMTSDILPRSGLHYSPMFDYEVRLVLAPDHPLAAKTRITPEDLATETLLIYPVQRSRLDIWRHFLQPAGISPQLKSVDNTLLLIQMVAARMGIAALPHWVVESFERQGLVVTKTLGEGLWSRLYAAVRDGEQRQPITEAFIRSTRNHACDHLPFVRSAERPSGDGPTVKPGSPFPQ, from the coding sequence ATGATCGAGATAAAACACCTGAAAACGCTACAAGCGTTGCGGAACTGCGGTTCTCTTGCGGCGGCGGCAGCCTCGCTGCACCAGACCCAGTCCGCCCTTTCTCACCAGTTCAGCGATCTGGAACAACGCCTCGGCTTTCGTCTTTTTGTGCGCAAGAGCCAGCCGCTACGCTTTACGCCTCAGGGTGAGATTTTGCTGCAGCTGGCAAATCAGGTGCTGCCGCAAATTGCCAGCGCCCTGCAGTCCTGTAACGAGCCGCAACAGACCAAACTGCGTATCGCCATTGAATGTCATAGCTGCATTCAGTGGCTGACCCCCGCACTTGAGAATTTCCGCCAGAAGTGGCCGCAGGTGGAGATGGACTTTACATCCGGGGTGACGTTTGACCCGCAGCCCTCGCTCCAGCAGGGCGAGCTGGATCTGGTCATGACCTCTGATATTCTGCCGCGCAGCGGCCTGCACTACTCCCCAATGTTTGATTATGAAGTGCGTCTGGTGCTGGCACCGGATCATCCGCTGGCGGCTAAAACGCGCATCACACCGGAAGACCTGGCGACGGAAACGCTGCTGATTTACCCGGTTCAGCGCAGTCGTCTGGATATCTGGCGTCACTTCCTGCAACCGGCAGGCATTAGCCCGCAGTTGAAAAGCGTGGATAACACCCTGTTGTTGATTCAGATGGTGGCGGCCAGAATGGGTATCGCGGCACTGCCGCACTGGGTGGTAGAGAGTTTTGAACGCCAGGGCCTGGTGGTGACCAAAACCCTGGGCGAAGGACTGTGGAGCCGGCTGTACGCCGCCGTGCGCGATGGCGAGCAGCGCCAGCCGATTACGGAGGCGTTTATTCGCTCAACGCGGAACCACGCGTGCGACCATCTTCCGTTTGTGCGGAGCGCGGAGCGACCCAGCGGCGATGGACCCACAGTGAAGCCAGGATCACCGTTCCCCCAATAA
- a CDS encoding carboxylate/amino acid/amine transporter, producing the protein MALLIITTILWAFSFSLIGEYLAGSVDSYFSVLMRVGLAALVFLPFLRTRGQSLKTIVLYMLVGAMQLGIMYLFSFRAYVYLSVSEFLLFTVLTPLYITLIYDLLSKRRLRWGYLLSAALAVIGAAIIRYDKVSDHFWTGLMFVQLANISFAIGMVGYKRLMETRPMPQHNAFAWFYMGAAIVAVAAWFMLGNPQKLPTTTVQWSVLVWLGVVASGLGYFMWNYGATQVDAGTLGIMNNVHVPAGLLVNLAIWQQQPHWPSFLIGGTVILASLWVHRRWVAPRSAQTEDGRTRGSALSE; encoded by the coding sequence GTGGCGCTACTCATTATCACCACTATCCTGTGGGCCTTCTCCTTTAGCCTGATTGGCGAATATCTTGCTGGTTCGGTCGACAGTTATTTCTCGGTGCTGATGCGTGTTGGGCTGGCGGCGCTGGTATTCCTGCCGTTTCTGCGTACGCGCGGGCAATCGCTGAAAACCATTGTGCTGTATATGCTGGTGGGGGCGATGCAGCTCGGCATCATGTATCTGTTCAGCTTTCGGGCCTACGTCTACCTGTCTGTTTCGGAGTTTCTGCTTTTTACCGTACTCACGCCGCTCTACATCACGCTGATTTACGATCTGCTCAGCAAGCGCCGTTTACGCTGGGGATACCTGCTGAGCGCGGCGCTGGCAGTTATTGGGGCGGCGATTATTCGCTATGACAAAGTCAGCGACCACTTCTGGACCGGGCTGATGTTCGTCCAGCTCGCCAACATCAGTTTCGCCATCGGTATGGTGGGCTACAAACGTCTGATGGAAACCCGTCCGATGCCGCAGCATAACGCGTTCGCCTGGTTCTATATGGGGGCCGCGATTGTCGCGGTAGCGGCGTGGTTCATGCTCGGTAACCCGCAAAAACTGCCGACCACTACGGTGCAATGGAGCGTTCTGGTCTGGCTGGGCGTGGTGGCCTCAGGGCTGGGATACTTCATGTGGAACTACGGCGCGACCCAGGTCGACGCCGGTACGCTGGGGATCATGAACAACGTGCATGTGCCCGCGGGTCTGCTGGTTAACCTTGCAATCTGGCAGCAGCAACCCCACTGGCCGAGTTTCCTTATTGGGGGAACGGTGATCCTGGCTTCACTGTGGGTCCATCGCCGCTGGGTCGCTCCGCGCTCCGCACAAACGGAAGATGGTCGCACGCGTGGTTCCGCGTTGAGCGAATAA